The sequence below is a genomic window from Halomonas halophila.
TGGCGCTGCTCGACCAGCGCCCCGAGGCACCGCCGGGCCCCGCGCCCCAGGGCGAGACGGGAGAGCCCGACTACTACCTGGAGGACGCGCACCTGACGCGATTCGACGCCCAGGGCGCGCCTCACCAGCGCCTCACCACGCCGCGCCTGGAGCACACGCCCGTCGACGACGTCACCCGGCTGACCACGCCCCACGCCCAGCTTCGCGACAGCGAAGGCCGGCAATGGCTGGCCGACGCCGAGCGCGGACGCCTGGAAGACGGCCAGCGCCTGCTCACCCTCGAGGGGCAGGCGGTGCTGACCGCCCCCGAGGAACGCTGGCGGCTCGAGACCGAACGCCTGTACTACGACAGCATCGCCGGTCACGCCTGGAGCGACACGCCGGCACGACTGAGCCAGCCGCCGCAGTGGATGCGCGGCGAGCGCTTCGACGCCTGGCTCGATGACAACCGCGCCCGACTGACCGACAATGTGCGCGGCCACCACCCGCCGGCCCCCCAGGAGGACCCCGAGTCATGACGCGATCCCTCGCTTCACTGCTCAGCGCAGCGCTGCTCGCCAGCGCGCTGGCTGCCCCCGCCGCCCTGGCGCTGGAAGGCGACGCCAGCGCGCCCATCCAGGTCGAGGCCGACCGCCTGGACCTCGACGACCGCGCCGGCACCGCCGTCTATCAGGGCGACGTGCAGATCCAGCAGGGCAGCATGCAGCTGACCGGCGACCGCGTGGAGATCCAGCGCAACGAGGCCGGCCAGCTGACCACCGCCACCGCCACCGGCCAGCGCGCCTACCTGGAGCAGAAGCCCGCCCCCGATCAACCCCTGGTCCGCGCCTGGGGCCGCACCGTGGTCTACCACGTGGCCGAGCGGCGCATCGAGCTCGTCGACCAGGCCGAGCTGCACCAGGGCGGCGACACCTTCGACGGCGGCTACCTCGAATACTTCCTCGACCGCCGGGTGGTGCAGGCCCGCTCCGACGCCGAGGGCATCGGCGAGCGCCAGCGCGTGCGCATGACCCTGGAGCCGGAACAGCAGGACGGCCCATGAAGACCCTGAGTGCCCAGAACCTCGCCAAGAGCTACAAGCGCCGTCGCGTCGTTCACGACATCAGCCTGGAGATCCAGCAGGGCCGCATCGTCGGCCTGCTGGGCCCCAACGGCGCCGGCAAGACCACCTCCTTCTACATGATCGTCGGCCTGGTTCGGGCCGACGCCGGCCGCGTCGCCATCGACGACCGCGACCTCTCCGGCGCCGCCATGCACCAACGCGCCCAGGCCGGCATCGGCTACCTGCCCCAGGAAGCCTCGATCTTCCGCAAGCTGTCGGTGGCCGACAACATCATGGCCATTCTCGAGACCCGCCGCGACCTCGACCGTGCCGGCCGCAAGGCGCGCCTGGAGGCACTGCTGGAGGAGTTCCACATCACCCACATCCGCGACAACCTGGGCATGAGCCTGTCCGGCGGCGAGCGCCGGCGGGTCGAGATCGCCCGGGCGCTGGCCACCGAACCCGATTTCATCCTGCTCGACGAGCCCTTCGCCGGCGTCGACCCGATCTCGGTAGGCGACATCAAGGGCATCATCCGCCAGCTCAAGGCCCGCGAGATCGGCGTGCTGATCACCGACCACAACGTGCGCGAGACGCTGGACATCTGCGACGGCGCCTACATCGTCGGCGACGGCCAGATCATCGCCGAAGGCGACGCCGAGGCCATCCTCGCCAACCAGCGGGTACGCGACGTCTACCTGGGCCAGGACTTCCGACTCTGAGCCTATTGGCTTCGCAAGTCACTGATATATTGTCGCCATGCACAGACAGGCATGGCAATTGCCATTGGCATGCTAATTGCTGAGCAAAGGCTTGCACGGCGGGCACACCCACACTAGGGTGGAAGGCCTCTTTGCCGCAGGACCGGAACGCTTGCCATGGCCATGAAGGCATCCCTCCAACTGCGTGTCGGCACCCAGCTGACCATGACGCCCCAGCTGCAGCAGGCCATCGGCCTGCTGCAGCTCTCGACCCTTGATCTGCGCCAGGAGATCCAGCAGGCCCTGGAAGCCAATCCCATGCTGGAGCTGGAGGACGACTTCGGCGAGCAGGCCGCCGGGGAGACGCCGGACGACGACTGGTCCGACGAGATTCCGGAAGAACTCAGCGTCGACAGCGACTGGTCGGACACCTTCCAGGACGCCGGCGGCAGCGGCGAGGCTCCCGACTTCGAGCGCCAGGCCGCCGGCCAGAGCCTGCAGAGCCACCTCGTCTGGCAGCTGGCCATGAGCGAGCTCGACGAACGCGAGACCCGCATCGCCGAGAGCCTGATCGATGCCGTGACGCCGGACGGCTATCTGGATCAACCGCTCGACGAGCTGCGCGACGGCCTGCGCGCCCAGGGCCTCGACGGGCTCGCCACCCGCGAGGTCGAAGCGGTGCTGCTGCGCCTGCAGCAGTTCGAGCCCACCGGCGTGTTCGCCCGCGATCTGCGCGAGTGCCTGCTGCTGCAGCTGGCCACCCTGCCCGACGACACCCCGCTGCTGCCCCAGGCGCGCCGCCTGGTACGCCAGTTCCTCGAGGCCCTGGCCGGCAACGACCGGCGGCTGCTCAAGCGGCGCCTGGGGCTCGACGACGAGACCCTCGACGAGGTCATCGGCCTGATCCGCGGCCTCGACCCGCGCCCGGGCAGCGAATTCGCCAGCGGCGACAGCGACTACGTGATTCCCGACCTGATCGCCCGCTACACGCCCCAGGGCTGGCGCGTCGAGCTCAACCCCGAGGCGATGCCGCGGCTGCGCATCCAGCCCGACTACGCGGCGCTGATCAAGCGCGCCGACAAGAGCGACGACAACCAGTTCCTCAAGGACCACCTGCAGGAGGCGCGCTGGCTGATCAAGAGCCTGGCCAGCCGCAACGACACCCTGCTGCGCGTCGGCCACGAGGTGATGACCCGCCAGATCGAGTTCCTCGAGCACGGCGAAGAGGCCATGAAGCCGCTGATCCTGGCCGACATCGCCCAGACGGTGGAGATGCACGAGTCGACCATTTCTCGGGTCACGACCCAGAAGTTCATCCACACCCCCCGCGGCGTCTTCGAGCTCAAGTACTTCTTCTCGAGCCAGGTCGGCGACGGCGAGGATGCCCACTCCAGCACCGCGATCCGCGCCCGCATCCGCAAGCTGATCGAGGGCGAACCGCCGCGCAAGCCGCTGTCCGACAGCAAGCTGGTCACCCTGCTCGCCGAGGAGGGCATCGAGGTGGCCCGACGCACCGTCGCCAAGTATCGCGAAGCGATGCACATCCCCTCCTCCAGCCAGCGCAAGCGCCTCGGCTGAGGCCCTCCCGACGGGGGGTTCCAGAGTATGAAAACGCGTCTGGCACGGGGGGTTTGCAAGGCACCAAAAAGGGTTACAATCGAGTCACCACCCAAGGAGCAAGGAGCGTGTCATGCAAGTCAACCTCACCGGCCATCACGTGGAATTGACCGAGCCCCTGCGTGACTACGTGCAGGAGAAACTCTCCCGCCTGGAACGCCATTACGACAACATCACCACCGTTC
It includes:
- the lptC gene encoding LPS export ABC transporter periplasmic protein LptC, whose translation is MRLPRPGFRTWLFLLLLALGGGLALLDQRPEAPPGPAPQGETGEPDYYLEDAHLTRFDAQGAPHQRLTTPRLEHTPVDDVTRLTTPHAQLRDSEGRQWLADAERGRLEDGQRLLTLEGQAVLTAPEERWRLETERLYYDSIAGHAWSDTPARLSQPPQWMRGERFDAWLDDNRARLTDNVRGHHPPAPQEDPES
- the lptB gene encoding LPS export ABC transporter ATP-binding protein, with translation MKTLSAQNLAKSYKRRRVVHDISLEIQQGRIVGLLGPNGAGKTTSFYMIVGLVRADAGRVAIDDRDLSGAAMHQRAQAGIGYLPQEASIFRKLSVADNIMAILETRRDLDRAGRKARLEALLEEFHITHIRDNLGMSLSGGERRRVEIARALATEPDFILLDEPFAGVDPISVGDIKGIIRQLKAREIGVLITDHNVRETLDICDGAYIVGDGQIIAEGDAEAILANQRVRDVYLGQDFRL
- the lptA gene encoding lipopolysaccharide transport periplasmic protein LptA, with translation MTRSLASLLSAALLASALAAPAALALEGDASAPIQVEADRLDLDDRAGTAVYQGDVQIQQGSMQLTGDRVEIQRNEAGQLTTATATGQRAYLEQKPAPDQPLVRAWGRTVVYHVAERRIELVDQAELHQGGDTFDGGYLEYFLDRRVVQARSDAEGIGERQRVRMTLEPEQQDGP
- a CDS encoding RNA polymerase factor sigma-54, which produces MAMKASLQLRVGTQLTMTPQLQQAIGLLQLSTLDLRQEIQQALEANPMLELEDDFGEQAAGETPDDDWSDEIPEELSVDSDWSDTFQDAGGSGEAPDFERQAAGQSLQSHLVWQLAMSELDERETRIAESLIDAVTPDGYLDQPLDELRDGLRAQGLDGLATREVEAVLLRLQQFEPTGVFARDLRECLLLQLATLPDDTPLLPQARRLVRQFLEALAGNDRRLLKRRLGLDDETLDEVIGLIRGLDPRPGSEFASGDSDYVIPDLIARYTPQGWRVELNPEAMPRLRIQPDYAALIKRADKSDDNQFLKDHLQEARWLIKSLASRNDTLLRVGHEVMTRQIEFLEHGEEAMKPLILADIAQTVEMHESTISRVTTQKFIHTPRGVFELKYFFSSQVGDGEDAHSSTAIRARIRKLIEGEPPRKPLSDSKLVTLLAEEGIEVARRTVAKYREAMHIPSSSQRKRLG